One Cryptomeria japonica chromosome 9, Sugi_1.0, whole genome shotgun sequence genomic window carries:
- the LOC131033504 gene encoding phospholipase A1-Igamma2, chloroplastic-like — MRTSRATTKVKEYKEREEDLSITFTGHSLGAALATLSLYDIKQIMVNKYGVSSIPITVFSFASPHVGNLSFAQHMEEIGVKVLHVVNNKDLVPKIPGIFFKEKLGWLTRLLHWLPWAYVHVGVEISLDSSSSPFLKQTYNPANFHNLEVYLHALDGFQGHNKLPFKLSGRDLALVNKYSDLLIQRLQIPSNWWKRRNKEAVKHIDGVLVYSPSTPTPSFVYPPLIYCTSS; from the exons ATGCGGACATCAAGGGCAACAACAAAAG TGAAGGAATACAAAGAGCGAGAAGAAGATTTGAGCATAACATTTACTGGGCATAGCTTGGGTGCGGCACTGGCAACGCTGAGCTTATACGATATAAAACAAATCATGGTAAATAAATATGGTGTTAGTTCAATTCCCATTACAGTGTTTTCCTTTGCGTCTCCGCACGTAGGGAACCTGTCATTTGCCCAACATATGGAAGAGATTGGCGTCAAAGTGTTGCATGTGGTAAACAACAAGGATTTGGTTCCAAAAATTCCTGGGATTTTTTTCAAGGAAAAATTAGGATGGCTGACTAGGCTTCTACATTGGCTTCCGTGGGCATATGTTCATGTGGGGGTAGAGATTAGTTTAGACAGCAGCAGCTCGCCTTTCCTGAAGCAGACGTATAATCCTGCAAATTTCCACAACTTAGAGGTTTATCTGCACGCACTTGATGGCTTTCAAGGACATAACAAATTGCCCTTCAAGCTCTCGGGGAGAGATCTAGCCCTAGTTAACAAATACTCAGACTTATTGATTCAAAGGCTGCAAATCCCTTCCAACTGGTGGAAAAGGAGAAATAAAGAAGCGGTGAAACACATAGATGGCGTGTTGGTCTActctccttcaactccaactcccTCTTTCGTATATCCCCCTTTAATCTATTGCACTTCTTCTTAA